AAAGCGTGGGTGGGTGAGAAGTCCACTCAAATCCTGGTCACCCCATTGCAGCTGCCACTCAGGAATCTCAGGGTCAGGGAAGGGGGATCCCTGGGTGGTCCCCAGAAACATAGAACGCAGCTCCTGTACAGAGGATCCAGGGCATTGCTGGGTCACCCAACTAGTAGAATGTGCCCACGTTTAAGGAGTTCACAAAAGCCCACAAAAGGAAACTCgtttattgaaataatttgaagTCGGATATTGAAATAGAAATGCTACAGTACTCAACACAAGAGAACGAGAACCTTGTTGAGCAGCTTAGTGCTTCATGGTTTGGTGTTATATACCAGTGAAACTAGAAGCAGAATGTCACCAAGTCACTGCTAGGTTCCTCTGAGGGGCTCAGTTCTGGGGGGTCACAGAGGAGAATGCTGAGCCCAAGAGGGGAGAATCCTCCCCAGGCACAAGTCCATGCCAAGACTGGCCTGGGCCCCAAATCCACTCTGTGACCTCCTATCCCAGTTCTCTGCGCTCTCCTCACCCATTGTCTGTCAGGCCAGGGCCAAAAGGGACAGGAGATGAGGACCCTGTGGTGGCCCAGCTCAGTGCACAGCAGCTTCCACCTCCCCTCGTGCGTTTGGTCCTTTCCCCAGCCCTCTTGGACCTTTGAGAGTCCAGTGGGAGGGTagcagttttctctctctccccctcaagtttttttcctgaacattttTAGCCACTCATGATCCCCAGGGACTTGAGCTGAGCCAAGACTGAATGGACCACAGCCCAGTTAGGATGTCCCTCCCTTTCCAACCCGCTCCCTGCTCACCATCCAAGGAGACCTCTCGAGAGCGCACCAGGTCGCTCTTGTTGCCCACTAGGATAATGGGCACGTCGTCCGTCTGCCGTGCCCGCCGCAGCTGGACTCGCAGCTCTGAGGCCTTCTCGAAGCTTTCCTTATCTGTCACTGAGTACACGATGACGTATGCATCGCCCATAGCCATGCAATGACCAGGTAGCCAGCGGCCACTATCCTGGggaacacatatatacacatatctaccCAATAATTCTCATGCCCCCAGGCTACAAGGCTGCCACTATCAGCAGGCCTCTATCCCCTGGGTCACGCTCCCACCCTGCCCTAGGTCTCAGCCTGCAGCCTACCTGCTCCCAGATGTCATAGACCATGAGTGATGCCTCCTCTCCGTCCACTATGATGGACCGATCATATGTGTGCCCTAGGAAGGAGACTAGTAGTCAGGTTACCTGCGGGCTGCAAGAAGCCACCCTCCCACACCATGTGCCAGGTTTACTGTTCTGGCCACCCCTTCCAACTCCACTCCAGAGCCCCCCTAACCTTTCCCTCCACTTATGGCCACTATGTGACAACAGAAATAACAGGGCTGGGAAGTGGGAAGTAGAGGGCATGGGGGGCCTTCCTGATCCTCACCTAGACACCTCTTCCCCAAGCTGCCAATGTCCTGGGTGGCCAATCCTGATGTCTTGGCCCCAAGGTAGCTCCGACCACAGTGGCCTGAGTTAAAATAGTGACTGTCATATTCTTAGAGCCTTTGTCACCCAGGGCTCTCTCCTAGAAACTCCCTCTGGTTGTGTTCCTGTCAGCCCTGGCAGGGAGGGATGTCCCATTCCCATCCTAAGAGTTGTCTTAGGTATGGGTCTTCTACTCTGGGCATCTCTCCCTCTAGCAAGAGCTGGAGGTCCCCTCTCTCTTAATTTCCCCAACCATGAAACGGGTCAGTAGAAGCATGGTTCTGAAAATGCCTTCAGAATCCCACGGTATGTGCGGCTTTTAATCCAGTTCCCCAGCCCTGTAGCCCTCAGTCCCAACCCTGGCATCTCCCCTCCCTTGAATAGTCCCAGCCCCTCACCTGCGGCCTCTGCTTCAGGCCCATCCTCTACACCACCGAAGATTCGCGCCAGAGCGCTCTTGCCCacgccaggcgcccccagcagcAGCACCTTGTAGACGCTCTCGTCTGAGTCACTGCCTCCTGAGCTGAGCGACTCGGAGGAGCCCTCGTGCCATTCGAGCGTCGCACCCTGGGCCCCGGCCCCGGTCCCGGTCCCGGCCGCTGCCAGAGCGCCCGGAGCCAGCGCCGCCTGCAGGTCCCGCTCGTCCACCGGCATGCTTCGGCGGTGCAGCGGGGGCGCCGGGCCCCAGGGTGTGCTGCCCCGACGGCGCTCGCGCTCCCGGCCCGCGCCGCGGTTCCCGCCCGCTCCGCTGACGCCGCCATTCAGAGTCATCGCGCCCGACGCCGTCTGGGGAACGGGAGTGGGGAAGGCAGGGTAAGCCGTGGTGTACAGGGTGTGGGAGGCCGGACCCCTGGCGCGCCTGCCCTATCCCCGGCTCAGGCAGGACGCTGGAGCCGAGGACCTGCCGCAGTCCCCTCTCGGCCGTGAAGGCGCTCTGACTCTGAGCCACTCTCCCGACTCGTCCATCCGCACCCCGGACGGTGCGACCACCCGCACCCTGCTACACCAGGACACTCACCCACCCGCACACGGACACGGTCAGAACTAGGTTCCAGGCCCCGATACAGTCCACTCGCAGACCCTGGCTCGGACACCCGACGCTGCTGCAGCCGTCGCCTCCTCAGTCCGCTCTGGGCCCCGGGCTCCAGAGCTGTCTATTTAAGCGtctgcccgcccccgcccccgcccccacccccgcccccacccccgcgctCGCCCACGTCCCGCTGCTGCGGGGGCTGACGTGTCCGTCCCCTCCCCCTCGGGGgaatcccccaccccctcccaggacCTCGCACCCACCGAGACCCCGCCCCACCAGACTGGGCAGACAAAGCCTGGGTCTGAGCGGTtgtggtgggaggcagggaaggaggcagaaggaatgGGGGTAGGTTGAATGGTGCGGGGGAGGGGTTTGAAGTTGGGGATACCATCGTGGGTAGGGGTCAAGGGGGAAAACCGGAAGGGTCCACTGTGCCAACTCTCCTCTGGGGAAAAATTAGTTCTGGCCCTTTAACAGTGAATTCTCCCTTTGCTCTCCCTCAGCCCTGGCCTGTTGCCCAAACAAGCAGACCAATACAGGCTGAACAGACTTGACCCTTCTCTGCTCAGGacacccactccccaccctcccataTCTGAGCTAAAACATAAGGGTCCTAAATCCGGACCTCTGGTCTTAGCACCAAGTCCTCTCTACTCCCCTCCCTGTCCTGGGGAGCTGAAGGTCCTACCTGGTGCGCCTCCCCTTCAGGGTGTGGGCTAGTGTCAAAATGTGAGCCCCTGGGGGCACATGGAGAGCTGTTTGGgggagggagtcagggaagggAGGTGCTCTGGCAGTGCTTTGCAGGTAGAGGTGCATACTTGATTCTGGGGGAAGGAATacaagcccagagaagggaaaggatgAACTCAGCACCACCTCACCTCCCAGCACCCTCCAGACAGCTGCCAACAACTCTGCTAAAAATACCTGGCCCTGGCCCTTCTGCTCCTGGCCTTTCCGTTCCTGGTCGTTCTGCTCCTGGGCTGGAGGTTGCCCAAAGTTGGGGAAATCCTGGCAGATAGGTGTCAGATGGCGGCAAGAACGGATGGGGTGGGTGGGACTGGACCAGTCAGGGCTGAATCCAGCCACTTTAAGTCTTCAAtggctctctccttccctctagcCCCATAAGGACCTACTGTTCAGGGCATATAACAGGATCTGGAAGTTCAGACTCCCATCTAGGAGGGGCAAGGGGTAGAGCACCcttggggcagggctggggctggggggatggAATTAGCCACCACTTGGTGCCACCACTGCCCAGAGCTCACCCCCTCCTTAGACCTagggtgggggccagggcagaggggagatGTCATGGGGAAGCTTGGTTTCTAGACCTGGCTCTGCCTCCACAGACTCCTGGGTCTTGCTTCCTCTACCAGCCTCAGGGTGCCCAGCTATAAAATGATCTGTTCCCCCCTTGCTCATGTCTAGGGTGTATGAGATTGGGAGCAGGCCGGCTATGAGGTACTTTGTGACAGGGATCTGCTATCAGACTCTGACGTTTGATTGTAATGAGTgtagctggggtgggggcacccaTTCAGGGCTCAGGTGACATCACGGATGGATGGATCCTAGTGGGCTGTTGTAGGTTGCCATGGAGACCTGGGTGGGGTTCTCTGgctgctgtattagtttccttggCAACATGGAAGAGGGCCTTGGAGTGAGGAGGGCCTGGCTAAGTAAGTAAGAGAGGGTTTGTGAGGGCCTCTCTGATCTTGAGGTCCCCAAAGTAGGCAAGGGCTAGACTGAGGGGTGGCCTGCCCACTTGTGTCTTTCCCATGGTCCTGGGGTCTTGAAGGCCTTGGCAACCCTATACTGGCTCTGGCTTCCTGGATGAGGTCCAGTGGCAAGAGGGAGTTGTGGTTTGAACCTCCCGTCAGGACGCAAGTCTCAAGAGCCAGCAAAACACTTCCCATCAGGAATCCTGGATGGACTGCTTATGGCACTCCTACCCACCTCACACATGACCTTGCCACTGAAAATAACCCCTGCATGTCCAGCACAGGGTAGGTATGTGGGGGTAGCTGTGACCCTTCCCAGCAGGGAGCCATGCAAGGAATTAGGGCTGGGTTTCCCCTCAAGTCATCTGAACTCTTGACTTCAGCAGTGTTTCTTCATTGCCAAGGGAACTGCATCCACATTAGGCCAGTCAGGCCCCAAGCATTCCCCCAACAGGCCAGACACACCACAAGCCTAGGTATGGCCAGGGGCCCCAGGAACCAAGAGCAGGACATGACTCTGagacacccccactcccacctcctggTCCTCTCAGCTCTCTGGGCTGAGTTTGGCTGCCCAGAAGGAGCAAACTGAGTCTGGAACACACCTTGGACAGCCCAGacttcaaatctcagctctgccacttgctagctatTTCACCTCTGTTCATTTATCTTGagtgagcctcagcttcctccatGTAGAACAGGGATAATGTCTTCATGGGTGTTGTTATAAGATATAAATAACGTGAAATGCAAAAGTAAAGTGGTTGGCATAGGTCTGGCATGTAGTCGTATCTCAATAGGAACACTTTTACCATTCTTGTGTGGACAGGACAGGTTGAGTGAATCTgtggccctctcctgcttgttctttcctgcttctgttctgttctctccAAAATAGTGATCTGCCCAGAAGAGGGGCAATGCAGAtaccctccccctctcccccatacccaccttccctctgtggGACCCAcacctttccccctccttccagTAGCAAAAGGTCATAAAGGGAACTTGGTTGGGGTTCAGCCCTCCTCACACAACAGCCCCCATGTCCCAGTTCCTTTGTTCTAAGgctcaattcattcattcatcccattGACCTGTACTAattacctactatgtgtcaggccctTTGCTGTGGGCGTGACAATAAGCACAAACTGACATAGCTGGGCATGTTCATACATGTCATCTAATCCCTGGGTCAATCTCACCAGCTATGATTTGTTGTTCCCAAGCCTGAGAAGTCACAGTCCAGAAATAGAAGAGCAAGATACACCTGACAGAGGGCTTCAGAGACCTAAAACTCCACCCCTATCTCATACCCATGTATAACAGCTGGAGTTCCAGAAAGTTGCCTGGGCACTAGCCCAAGGATTCACAGATGGTGTCTCTGCAGGCAGCAGCCAGGGGCCACGCACAGATGAGTCAAGACTGACAAGGGGACTATCTGATATGCCAGCTGTGACATGAGCAGCTTGATGTCCCTTGCCCACCATGGCGTGGCTGCCAGGAGGGCCAGTTGAATGACTCAGTGACGCCTGCCTCCCCAGTGACTTCCCACCCCCAAGCTGAACAGACACCACAGAAACCTTAGATTGGGGTTGTCAAAACAGAGGTACATACATGGTAAAACCTACGTCTGGGTACAGGTGGTTGGGGACACTCCCTGGGCCTGAGGGACCCTGGTTGGACACCATGCCTCTCTGGAGCGCTGAGGTTCTTCATCCATGGAAAGGGGCAGGAGGTACAGTGCCTGGAAAATTACCTGAAATAGGTGCAGATCCATTTTAAATCTTCACAGAGCAGTCTGAAGTGATTGTCACAACTATGCCCACGTTACACATGAAGAATCTGGGCAACATGGGCTGAGGACTTCACCTCTCTAAGCATAAGCAGCTAGATCTTGGTTACTGGGTGATGAAGCCACTCTCTCCTGGAATTGGGGACTGAGAGGGTGGGGCAGGCACAGGCCCTTCCATTCAGGCAACAGTACCCCTTGCCAATTGAGCAGTACCTGCTAAACTGCTTAGGTTCCTTTTTACTCCTTGGCTGAGGTCTTGGggagtaaataatttatttcagaagCTTGTTTCCTCACCTATGAAATAAGGATAATAAAGGGTAGCAACTGCTACACAGGGCTGGGTGGAGGACTGACGGACTAGGTAGTATATGCAAAGCCCTCAGCCAATGCCCACTCTCAGGTCAGGCTCAGTGTTGTCAGCAGACCCTCAACAGATTTTTGAAGAGCCTCTGGAAATCTCTGCCCACAATCACACCTGAGCTTTCGCAAGGATGAAGCAGACATGCGTTTTAATATCCCCACTTATCcccagagaaagaaactgaggcaggaaatCATGGCATTACAGTTCCTAACTGGCTGATCCCAGATCTAAGCCCCGGGGTCTGTCCTGGTGACCATCTGTGCTCTGGGCACAGGGctgagggaggcagaggcccCAGACCTCAGCACCTGAAGTAACACACATCTGTGGGGTTGCTGATGGAGAGGGTACTTCAGCCTCCTTTCCACAGAGAAACCTGTTGTCACTGCCCTGACAAGGGAACCAGAGCAAGTGTCACCAACAGTGAGACAAGCAGGGATCACACAGCTACTGGTGGATGCTAAAGGACACGTACAACACTCTTGGGCAAGGTTCTCATTAATAAACTCAGACCTGAACTCAATCAACTTCTAGTTTATAAGAAACATAGCAGACAACGGAGCAAATCAGACTGTGGAACTTCTTCAGGACAACTCACCTGACTTAGAAAAAGTCAGTgtcaataaagattaaaagataaGGAGTGGAGAGACAGTTCTAGAAGAGGCTATAGAGATAACCATTGCAATTCATGAAACTTCACTGgagcctgattaaaaaaaaacaaaaaacaaaaaacacaacaactaTGAAGGACATTTTGGGGAAATTCATAAATGATTGGATATTAGACAGTATtagggaatttttcattttttggccaGATAACAGTATTGTGGTTATACAGGATTACTCTTAGGAGACCAGGATGAAGTACTTAGACGTGAAGGTCGTGTCTGCAGTTGACTCTTAAATACA
The sequence above is a segment of the Leopardus geoffroyi isolate Oge1 chromosome E2, O.geoffroyi_Oge1_pat1.0, whole genome shotgun sequence genome. Coding sequences within it:
- the RRAD gene encoding GTP-binding protein RAD, with product MTLNGGVSGAGGNRGAGRERERRRGSTPWGPAPPLHRRSMPVDERDLQAALAPGALAAAGTGTGAGAQGATLEWHEGSSESLSSGGSDSDESVYKVLLLGAPGVGKSALARIFGGVEDGPEAEAAGHTYDRSIIVDGEEASLMVYDIWEQDSGRWLPGHCMAMGDAYVIVYSVTDKESFEKASELRVQLRRARQTDDVPIILVGNKSDLVRSREVSLDEGRACAVVFDCKFIETSAALHHNVQALFEGVVRQIRLRRDSKEANARRQAGTRRRESLGKKAKRFLGRIVARNSRKMAFRAKSKSCHDLSVL